A window from Rhizosphaericola mali encodes these proteins:
- a CDS encoding heavy metal translocating P-type ATPase, with translation MKLPFQNKKFTLLFIAAILVVILEIAAQLGWEIPFPFSAIIYAAFVLGFGYQIIINGFKNLFKLKFGSVSLLMLVAVAGAFYLGEYSEGAVVMVLYVLGETLEDVGVDNSKSALENLVNKAPRLVYIKDIPEPVQIDKIQIGSIVKIKPGELIPMDGKIVTGASSIDESAITGEPISKNKSLGDLVFAGTLNNEGYIEIETTKLSADTTFSKIIKLTFQATANKSEKQKFIQKFAKKYTPAILILAVICFLVSAFILHHEWKEALNQAISLLVIGCPCALVISTPVSIYAAIGNASSQGAIIKGGKFLEELAEIKALALDKTRTITFGQPVVSDIIMLNGTSKEELLACTAGAEQFSEHPVAQAIVFASEKEGFQPHHAHKYKSISGKGAIAECLICKDETITAGTLDFVGEKEKIQQEEKDIVTKLSHEGKTSVVVSFGKGVAGILGLVDEIKSDSAAAIHELKKIGVEPIMLTGDNQFAGNYIGQKAGIDKVYGNLLPEGKSKKIEELQQQFGSVAMVGDGINDAPALAKSNVGIAMGAAGSDVAIETANVALMNDKLSLIPFIIRLGRATVKQIKVNTYGAIIVKVLVAILAFSGYSSLVLAILADVGVMILVILLSLRLRSFK, from the coding sequence ATGAAATTACCTTTTCAAAATAAAAAATTTACGCTGCTTTTTATCGCTGCTATATTGGTTGTGATATTGGAAATTGCTGCGCAATTGGGATGGGAAATTCCTTTTCCTTTTTCTGCCATTATTTATGCCGCATTTGTATTAGGATTTGGATACCAGATTATAATTAATGGTTTTAAAAATTTATTCAAATTAAAATTTGGAAGCGTCAGTTTATTGATGCTTGTTGCAGTTGCTGGCGCTTTTTATTTGGGAGAATATTCCGAAGGCGCTGTCGTGATGGTTTTGTATGTTTTAGGTGAAACTTTGGAAGATGTAGGTGTCGACAATAGCAAGTCAGCCTTGGAAAATCTGGTAAATAAAGCACCAAGATTGGTGTATATCAAAGATATTCCAGAACCTGTACAGATTGACAAAATTCAAATTGGTTCAATAGTCAAAATCAAACCAGGTGAATTGATTCCAATGGATGGAAAGATTGTTACAGGCGCTAGTTCAATTGACGAATCCGCAATAACCGGCGAACCCATTTCTAAGAATAAATCGCTTGGAGATCTTGTGTTTGCTGGCACGCTAAATAATGAAGGTTATATCGAAATCGAAACGACCAAATTATCCGCCGATACAACATTTTCGAAAATTATCAAGTTGACTTTTCAAGCGACCGCGAATAAAAGTGAAAAACAAAAATTCATTCAAAAATTTGCCAAAAAATACACGCCTGCCATTTTGATTTTGGCAGTTATTTGTTTTTTGGTAAGCGCATTTATTTTGCATCATGAATGGAAAGAAGCGTTGAATCAAGCCATTTCGCTTTTAGTTATTGGTTGCCCTTGTGCGTTGGTAATTTCCACACCAGTTTCCATATATGCCGCGATTGGTAATGCCTCTTCGCAAGGTGCGATTATTAAAGGGGGAAAATTTTTGGAAGAATTAGCAGAAATTAAAGCATTGGCTTTGGACAAAACGCGTACGATAACTTTTGGACAACCGGTAGTTTCGGATATAATTATGTTGAACGGCACAAGCAAAGAAGAATTGCTAGCCTGTACAGCGGGAGCGGAGCAGTTTTCTGAACATCCTGTAGCGCAAGCCATTGTATTTGCGAGTGAAAAAGAAGGTTTCCAACCGCATCATGCACATAAATACAAATCCATTTCTGGTAAAGGTGCTATTGCGGAGTGTCTTATTTGTAAAGATGAAACGATAACTGCAGGAACCCTTGATTTTGTTGGCGAAAAAGAAAAAATACAACAAGAAGAAAAGGATATTGTAACCAAACTTTCGCATGAGGGGAAAACAAGTGTTGTGGTCAGTTTTGGTAAAGGTGTTGCGGGTATTTTGGGTTTGGTAGATGAGATTAAAAGTGATAGTGCCGCAGCCATCCATGAATTGAAAAAAATAGGTGTTGAGCCGATTATGTTGACGGGCGATAATCAATTTGCAGGTAATTATATAGGTCAAAAAGCAGGTATTGATAAAGTTTATGGTAATCTTTTACCAGAAGGAAAAAGCAAAAAAATAGAAGAGTTGCAACAGCAATTTGGATCGGTCGCAATGGTGGGTGATGGTATTAATGATGCTCCTGCATTGGCGAAAAGTAATGTAGGTATTGCCATGGGCGCAGCGGGAAGTGATGTGGCGATAGAAACTGCAAATGTTGCTTTGATGAATGATAAATTATCTTTAATTCCTTTTATTATCAGATTGGGTCGAGCAACAGTCAAACAAATTAAGGTCAATACCTACGGTGCAATCA